One stretch of Nocardioides perillae DNA includes these proteins:
- a CDS encoding NYN domain-containing protein, protein MPTPSASPSAAPRPSRDHKLAVLIDADNAPPSVADALVSEIAKYGVASVKRVYGDWTTPKLRGWKEASNVHAITPIQQFAYTTGKNATDSAMIIDAMDLLYTERFDGFCLVSSDSDFTRLASRLRESGVTVYGFGERKTPQAFVSACDRFVYMDVLRSRGDEPGETDEPEAPAEKPSGKELRQDSRLVSLLRRGVDSASDDEGWADLGTLGSHIANRAPDFDARNWRYTKLVDLVTAVGLFDVERVADERGRTTAIRVREKQKRA, encoded by the coding sequence GTGCCCACCCCCTCGGCCTCCCCCTCGGCCGCCCCCCGCCCCTCGCGCGACCACAAGCTGGCCGTGCTCATCGACGCCGACAACGCACCGCCGTCGGTCGCCGACGCGCTGGTCTCGGAGATCGCGAAGTACGGCGTGGCCTCGGTCAAGCGCGTCTACGGCGACTGGACGACACCCAAGCTCCGGGGGTGGAAGGAGGCCTCGAACGTCCACGCCATCACCCCGATCCAGCAGTTCGCCTACACCACCGGCAAGAACGCCACCGACAGCGCGATGATCATCGACGCGATGGACCTGCTCTACACCGAGCGCTTCGACGGCTTCTGCCTGGTCTCCTCCGACAGCGACTTCACCCGTCTCGCGAGCCGCCTGCGCGAGTCGGGCGTCACGGTCTACGGCTTCGGCGAGCGCAAGACGCCGCAGGCCTTCGTCTCGGCGTGCGACCGCTTCGTCTACATGGACGTCCTGCGCTCGCGCGGCGACGAGCCGGGCGAGACCGACGAGCCGGAAGCCCCCGCGGAGAAGCCGAGCGGCAAGGAGCTGCGCCAGGACTCGCGGCTGGTCTCGCTGCTGCGCCGCGGCGTCGACTCCGCCTCCGACGACGAGGGGTGGGCCGACCTCGGGACGCTGGGCTCGCACATCGCCAACCGCGCACCCGACTTCGACGCGCGCAACTGGCGCTACACCAAGCTGGTCGACCTGGTCACCGCCGTCGGCCTCTTCGACGTCGAGCGGGTGGCCGACGAGCGCGGCCGGACCACCGCGATCCGGGTGCGGGAGAAGCAGAAGCGCGCCTGA
- a CDS encoding class I adenylate-forming enzyme family protein: protein MAAEVHVPGPDPRPAADPAPQRAAHPSLAAAWRARVAAAPDRVALAWFDARLSAAEVDEASDALAVAFARLGCGPGDRVGIHLQNVPHHVFAVLALWKLGAIVLPLNPMYRRAELRRLVDDAEAVGILCADHEVDEVAESLAGSSVRWTLSSRARDLQSRDDPRVFAPGGPEAPGAAHRPAAQGDLGALLRRHRGERPDPVDVAPDDVALLTYTSGTTGPPKGAMSTHANVLSVVDTFGDWVGLAPGDVVLAMAPLFHITGAVVNAALSLLTDTTLVLTGRFHPEVALEAFVEHGVTFTIGSITAYSAMAQVPHASREHFASATGLWSGGAPIPPATVERFEARFGVHLHNAYGMTETTSAVVAVPAGRRAPVHGPSGTLSVGVPLPGVTVRVVDPEGRPVPTGEQGELEMSGPSVVAGYWRNPEATEHTMPGGRLRSGDVAVLDDDGWVYLVDRLKDQVNVSGYKVWPREVEDALYEHPAVREAAVVGEPDAHRGESVLAFVSLVAGAQVAPEELIAFARERLAAYKAPRRLVVLDDLPKTQTGKIRRNVLREGAADAATAPAAGPTPSSGGG, encoded by the coding sequence GTGGCAGCGGAGGTGCACGTGCCCGGACCCGACCCGCGACCGGCCGCGGACCCAGCCCCGCAGCGCGCCGCGCACCCCTCGCTCGCCGCGGCGTGGCGCGCCCGCGTCGCGGCGGCGCCCGACCGGGTCGCCCTGGCCTGGTTCGACGCCCGCCTGAGCGCCGCGGAGGTCGACGAGGCCTCCGACGCGCTCGCAGTGGCCTTCGCCCGGCTCGGCTGCGGGCCCGGTGACCGGGTCGGGATCCACCTGCAGAACGTGCCCCACCACGTCTTCGCGGTGCTCGCGCTGTGGAAGCTCGGGGCGATCGTGCTGCCGCTGAACCCGATGTACCGTCGCGCCGAGCTGCGGCGGCTCGTCGACGACGCGGAGGCGGTCGGCATCCTCTGCGCCGACCACGAGGTCGACGAGGTGGCCGAGTCGCTCGCCGGCTCGTCCGTGCGGTGGACCCTCAGCTCGCGCGCGCGCGACCTGCAGTCGCGCGACGACCCGCGCGTCTTCGCCCCCGGCGGACCGGAGGCCCCCGGTGCCGCGCACCGGCCCGCCGCGCAGGGCGACCTCGGCGCGCTGCTGCGCCGCCACCGCGGTGAGCGGCCCGACCCCGTCGACGTCGCCCCCGACGACGTCGCGCTGCTCACCTACACCTCCGGCACGACCGGGCCGCCGAAGGGCGCGATGAGCACCCACGCCAACGTGCTGTCGGTCGTCGACACCTTCGGCGACTGGGTGGGGCTCGCCCCCGGCGACGTCGTCCTCGCGATGGCGCCGCTCTTCCACATCACCGGCGCCGTGGTCAACGCCGCGCTCTCCCTGCTGACCGACACGACCCTGGTCCTGACGGGCCGCTTCCACCCCGAGGTCGCGCTCGAGGCGTTCGTCGAGCACGGGGTGACGTTCACGATCGGCTCGATCACGGCGTACTCCGCGATGGCGCAGGTCCCGCACGCCTCCCGCGAGCACTTCGCGAGCGCCACGGGACTGTGGTCGGGCGGCGCGCCGATCCCGCCGGCCACCGTGGAGCGCTTCGAGGCGCGGTTCGGCGTCCACCTCCACAACGCCTACGGCATGACCGAGACGACGTCGGCGGTGGTCGCCGTGCCGGCCGGGCGGCGCGCGCCCGTCCACGGTCCGAGCGGCACCCTCTCGGTGGGGGTGCCCCTGCCGGGGGTGACCGTGCGGGTCGTCGACCCCGAGGGTCGGCCGGTGCCCACAGGCGAGCAGGGCGAGCTCGAGATGTCCGGACCGTCCGTGGTGGCGGGCTACTGGCGCAATCCGGAGGCGACCGAGCACACGATGCCGGGCGGGCGGCTGCGGTCCGGTGACGTCGCCGTGCTCGACGACGACGGCTGGGTCTACCTCGTCGACCGGCTGAAGGACCAGGTGAACGTCTCCGGCTACAAGGTGTGGCCGCGCGAGGTCGAGGACGCGCTCTACGAGCACCCCGCGGTCCGCGAGGCCGCGGTGGTGGGCGAGCCCGACGCGCACCGCGGCGAGTCGGTGCTGGCCTTCGTCTCGCTCGTCGCCGGCGCCCAGGTGGCGCCCGAGGAGCTGATCGCGTTCGCGCGCGAGCGGCTCGCGGCCTACAAGGCCCCGCGGCGCCTCGTCGTGCTCGACGACCTGCCCAAGACGCAGACCGGCAAGATCCGGCGCAACGTGCTGCGCGAAGGCGCAGCGGACGCAGCGACGGCGCCGGCCGCAGGGCCGACGCCGTCGAGTGGCGGAGGATAG
- a CDS encoding DNA polymerase III subunit gamma and tau, translated as MESPLALYRRYRPETFAEVIGQDHVTTPLRAALANNRVNHAYLFSGPRGCGKTTSARILARALNCERAPVADPCGECDSCRDLARGGPGSIDVIEIDAASHGGVDDARDLREKAFFAPVRSRYKVYVIDEAHMVTTQGFNALLKLVEEPPPHLRFIFATTEPDKVIPTIRSRTHHYPFRLIPPRLLTTYLTDLCQREGVAIEPAALPLVVRAGGGSARDTLSVLDQLLGGAGPEGVTHQLATDLLGYTPDTLLDEVVEAFAAGDGAAVFGVVDKVVETGQDPRRFTEDLLRRLRDLVIVDAVPDAPATGLIDVSEDQGERLVAQAARFGGVELSRAADLVAAGLTEMRGATAPRLLLELVCARVLLPGADDTDDGVLARLDRLEKRLAIPGGAPAPAAPAAVAPAVPAAATRSEAPAAPVAPAAPPSSARPEPAAPAAPPPDRPSEGPVAPAAEAPAPSTPSAAPAAPAAAGAAAPAGAPTTTRPDSSSPTSTSSGPPAPSAPADEQPAAAGPAPAAPAGGLTLVDVRRLWPDIVEATKARRRVTWMHLTQHAQVVSVDAGSLVLGFDAAGPRDHFAAGGHAEIVRQAAIDVVGVDWRIEAITDPGVSPGAAAPAAAPAGGATGSSPAAAPAPAPTERDAPIAGDRGAPAAAPPAEPPGWATTAPGGTPVEPAAPATPATPAGEATAAPDRPSASAEGIAHARAGIQQTREAGRSAERDDDRAAADADAHPDDMDAETDGLAGAELLQRELGAQVIEEIPHR; from the coding sequence GTGGAGTCCCCCCTCGCGCTGTACCGGCGCTACCGACCCGAGACCTTCGCCGAGGTCATCGGGCAGGACCACGTCACGACGCCGCTGCGCGCGGCGCTGGCGAACAACCGGGTCAACCACGCCTACCTCTTCTCCGGCCCGCGCGGCTGCGGCAAGACCACCTCGGCGCGCATCCTGGCCCGCGCGCTCAACTGCGAGCGCGCGCCGGTGGCCGACCCGTGCGGCGAGTGCGACTCCTGCCGCGACCTGGCCCGTGGCGGCCCGGGGTCGATCGACGTCATCGAGATCGACGCCGCCTCCCACGGCGGCGTCGACGACGCGCGCGACCTGCGGGAGAAGGCGTTCTTCGCGCCCGTGCGCAGCCGCTACAAGGTCTACGTCATCGACGAGGCCCACATGGTCACGACCCAGGGCTTCAACGCGCTGCTGAAGCTGGTCGAGGAGCCGCCGCCCCACCTGCGCTTCATCTTCGCCACCACCGAGCCCGACAAGGTGATCCCGACCATCCGGTCGCGCACCCACCACTACCCCTTCCGGCTCATCCCGCCGCGGCTGCTGACGACCTACCTCACCGATCTGTGCCAGCGCGAGGGCGTGGCCATCGAGCCCGCCGCGCTGCCGCTCGTGGTGCGCGCGGGCGGGGGCTCGGCCCGCGACACCCTCTCCGTGCTCGACCAGCTGCTCGGCGGGGCGGGCCCGGAGGGCGTGACCCACCAGCTCGCCACCGACCTCCTCGGTTACACCCCCGACACGCTCCTCGACGAGGTCGTCGAGGCCTTCGCCGCGGGCGACGGTGCGGCGGTCTTCGGCGTCGTCGACAAGGTCGTGGAGACCGGCCAGGACCCGCGCCGCTTCACCGAGGACCTCCTGCGCCGGCTGCGCGACCTCGTCATCGTCGACGCCGTGCCCGACGCCCCCGCCACCGGGCTCATCGACGTCTCGGAGGACCAGGGAGAGCGGCTGGTCGCGCAGGCCGCGCGGTTCGGTGGGGTCGAGCTCTCGCGCGCCGCCGACCTGGTCGCCGCCGGGCTGACCGAGATGCGCGGCGCGACCGCACCCCGGCTGCTCCTCGAGCTGGTCTGCGCCCGGGTGCTGCTGCCGGGGGCAGACGACACCGACGACGGCGTGCTCGCGCGTCTCGACCGGCTCGAGAAGCGGCTCGCGATCCCCGGTGGTGCGCCCGCACCGGCCGCTCCGGCAGCGGTCGCCCCGGCGGTGCCCGCAGCGGCGACCCGGTCCGAGGCCCCGGCGGCCCCGGTCGCCCCGGCAGCGCCGCCCAGCTCGGCCCGTCCTGAGCCCGCCGCGCCGGCCGCGCCACCGCCCGACCGCCCCTCCGAGGGCCCGGTCGCGCCGGCCGCCGAGGCGCCCGCCCCGTCGACACCGTCGGCCGCGCCCGCTGCGCCGGCAGCGGCCGGTGCCGCAGCCCCGGCCGGTGCTCCGACGACCACCCGGCCCGACAGCTCGTCCCCGACCAGCACCTCGTCGGGCCCCCCGGCGCCGTCCGCGCCCGCCGACGAGCAGCCGGCTGCCGCCGGGCCGGCACCGGCCGCCCCCGCGGGCGGACTCACGCTCGTCGACGTCCGGCGGCTGTGGCCCGACATCGTCGAGGCGACGAAGGCCCGCCGACGGGTCACCTGGATGCACCTCACCCAGCACGCGCAGGTGGTCTCGGTCGACGCCGGCAGCCTCGTGCTCGGCTTCGACGCCGCCGGCCCGCGCGACCACTTCGCCGCGGGCGGCCACGCCGAGATCGTGCGCCAGGCCGCGATCGACGTGGTCGGGGTCGACTGGCGCATCGAGGCGATCACCGACCCGGGTGTGTCGCCGGGTGCGGCCGCGCCGGCTGCGGCCCCCGCGGGCGGTGCGACCGGCTCGAGCCCGGCGGCTGCCCCGGCGCCGGCCCCCACCGAGCGCGACGCGCCGATCGCCGGCGACCGTGGCGCACCTGCCGCCGCGCCGCCGGCGGAGCCCCCCGGGTGGGCCACCACCGCGCCCGGCGGGACACCGGTCGAGCCCGCGGCGCCCGCCACGCCCGCCACGCCTGCGGGGGAGGCCACCGCGGCACCCGATCGTCCGTCCGCCTCGGCCGAGGGCATCGCCCACGCCCGCGCCGGCATCCAGCAGACCCGGGAGGCCGGCCGCTCGGCCGAGCGCGACGACGACCGCGCGGCCGCCGACGCCGACGCCCACCCCGACGACATGGACGCCGAGACCGACGGACTCGCCGGTGCCGAGCTGCTCCAGCGTGAGCTCGGCGCCCAGGTCATCGAGGAGATCCCCCACCGCTGA
- a CDS encoding YbaB/EbfC family nucleoid-associated protein — MTQNPFEALGGGGFDVNALLQQAQAMQQQLQEAQQRLHDETVEGSAGGAVTVTVNGVGDLVKVDVTPGRFDGGDADDLTDLGDLVVAAYRDAKAKADALAGEALGPLAGGGAGGGLGDLGGLLGGGTDDAGPGATPGRLGF; from the coding sequence ATGACCCAGAACCCCTTCGAGGCCCTCGGCGGCGGCGGCTTCGACGTCAACGCCCTCCTGCAGCAGGCCCAGGCGATGCAGCAGCAGCTGCAGGAGGCGCAGCAGCGCCTCCACGACGAGACCGTCGAGGGCAGCGCGGGCGGCGCCGTGACGGTGACCGTCAACGGCGTCGGCGACCTGGTCAAGGTCGACGTCACGCCGGGTCGCTTCGACGGCGGTGACGCCGACGACCTCACCGACCTCGGCGACCTCGTGGTGGCCGCCTACCGCGACGCCAAGGCCAAGGCCGACGCGCTCGCCGGCGAGGCCCTCGGGCCCCTCGCCGGGGGAGGTGCCGGTGGTGGTCTCGGAGACCTCGGCGGCCTGCTCGGCGGCGGCACCGACGACGCCGGGCCGGGCGCCACGCCCGGCCGGCTCGGCTTCTAG
- the recR gene encoding recombination mediator RecR: protein MYEGVVQDLIDELGRLPGVGPKSAQRIAFHLLQADPADVKRLSDVLVEVKRKVVFCSTCFNVSEEETCRICRDPRRDPTVLCVVEEYKDVVAIERTREFRGRYHVLGGAISPIDGIGPDQLHIRELMPRLADGTVTETILATDPNLEGEATATYLTRLLKPMGLRVTRLASGLPVGGDLEYADEVTLGRAFAGRRSADD, encoded by the coding sequence TTGTACGAAGGCGTGGTCCAGGACCTCATCGACGAGCTCGGCCGGCTGCCGGGCGTGGGGCCCAAGAGCGCCCAGCGCATCGCCTTCCACCTGCTGCAGGCCGACCCCGCCGACGTGAAGCGGCTCTCCGACGTGCTGGTCGAGGTCAAGCGCAAGGTGGTCTTCTGCTCCACCTGCTTCAACGTCTCCGAGGAGGAGACCTGCCGGATCTGCCGCGACCCCCGGCGCGACCCGACGGTGCTCTGCGTCGTCGAGGAGTACAAGGACGTCGTGGCCATCGAGCGCACGCGCGAGTTCCGGGGCCGCTACCACGTGCTCGGCGGCGCGATCTCACCGATCGACGGCATCGGGCCCGACCAGCTGCACATCCGCGAGCTGATGCCGCGACTTGCCGACGGCACCGTCACCGAGACCATCCTCGCGACCGACCCCAACCTCGAGGGCGAGGCGACCGCGACCTACCTGACGCGGTTGCTCAAGCCGATGGGGTTGCGCGTGACGCGTCTGGCGAGTGGACTGCCGGTGGGCGGAGACCTCGAGTACGCCGACGAGGTGACGTTGGGTCGGGCCTTCGCCGGGAGGAGGTCCGCCGATGACTGA
- a CDS encoding DUF5063 domain-containing protein has translation MTEPTTAPTTAPTAAPTAGGGEAPPRAVPVLDSDTEDLAQQVADQVESFLLALRAIAREGDGGSAVSLLLLEVSQVLLAGARLGVLRDFTPDEEFQPDAGPDPDLDELRLRLAETLDGVDLYVEVLDPYGEPEVVPSTLSDDLASTAAALAHGLRHHRAGRVLEALWWWQFSYVASWGTEASAALRALQSVVAHDRLDDDRMLDAEQVLAAGEMLAGQRTARR, from the coding sequence ATGACTGAGCCAACGACCGCGCCGACGACCGCGCCGACGGCCGCGCCGACGGCCGGGGGCGGCGAGGCGCCCCCGCGCGCCGTGCCGGTGCTCGACAGCGACACCGAGGACCTCGCCCAGCAGGTCGCCGACCAGGTCGAGAGCTTCCTGCTCGCCCTGCGCGCCATCGCCCGCGAGGGCGACGGCGGCAGCGCGGTCTCGCTGCTGCTGCTCGAGGTCTCGCAGGTGCTGCTGGCCGGGGCGCGGCTCGGGGTGCTGCGCGACTTCACCCCCGACGAGGAGTTCCAGCCCGACGCCGGCCCCGACCCCGACCTCGACGAGCTGCGGCTGCGGCTGGCCGAGACGCTCGACGGCGTCGACCTCTACGTCGAGGTGCTCGACCCCTACGGCGAGCCCGAGGTCGTGCCGAGCACGCTGTCCGACGACCTCGCCAGCACCGCGGCGGCCCTCGCCCACGGCCTGCGCCACCACCGCGCCGGGCGGGTGCTCGAGGCGCTGTGGTGGTGGCAGTTCAGCTACGTCGCGAGCTGGGGCACCGAGGCATCCGCGGCGCTGCGTGCGCTGCAGTCGGTCGTCGCCCACGACCGTCTCGACGACGACCGGATGCTCGACGCCGAGCAGGTCCTGGCCGCCGGTGAGATGCTCGCGGGGCAGCGGACGGCGCGCCGGTAG
- a CDS encoding aspartate kinase encodes MGIVVQKYGGSSVADAQGIKRVAQRIVKTRKAGHDVVVVVSAMGDTTDELRDLAEQVTPLPPPRELDMLLTAGERISMALVAMAIAQLGHKAQSFTGSQAGVITDSSHGKAKIIDISPGRIEAAIADGSIAIVAGFQGVSQDTKDVTTLGRGASDTTAVALAAALGADVCEIYSDVDGVFTADPRIVPTARKLDRVSTEEMLEMAASGAKILHLRCVEYARRYDMPVHVRSSFSEKEGTWILPDHSKESAMEQAIIAGVAHDRSEAKITVVGVPDKVGEAARIFEALSAAEVNIDMVVQNVSAAATGRTDISFTLPREDGQGAMTALARLQDEVGYDKLLYDDQVGKVSLIGAGMRSHPGITAKFFAALASAGVNIEMISTSEIRISVIVDEAQIDTAVRATHTAFDLDADEVEAVVYGGTGR; translated from the coding sequence GTGGGCATCGTCGTCCAGAAGTACGGCGGCTCGTCCGTGGCGGACGCGCAGGGCATCAAGCGCGTCGCCCAGCGCATCGTCAAGACGCGCAAGGCGGGCCACGACGTCGTCGTGGTCGTCTCCGCCATGGGCGACACGACCGACGAGCTGCGCGACCTCGCCGAGCAGGTGACGCCGCTGCCGCCGCCGCGCGAGCTCGACATGCTGCTCACCGCGGGCGAGCGCATCTCGATGGCGCTGGTCGCGATGGCGATCGCCCAGCTCGGACACAAGGCACAGTCCTTCACGGGCTCGCAGGCGGGCGTCATCACGGACTCCTCGCACGGCAAGGCCAAGATCATCGACATCTCGCCCGGCCGCATCGAGGCCGCGATCGCCGACGGCTCGATCGCGATCGTGGCCGGCTTCCAGGGCGTCTCCCAGGACACCAAGGACGTCACCACGCTCGGTCGCGGCGCCTCCGACACGACGGCGGTCGCGCTCGCCGCCGCCCTCGGCGCCGACGTGTGCGAGATCTACAGCGACGTCGACGGCGTCTTCACCGCCGACCCGCGGATCGTGCCGACGGCCCGCAAGCTCGACCGCGTCTCCACCGAGGAGATGCTCGAGATGGCCGCCTCCGGCGCGAAGATCCTGCACCTGCGGTGCGTCGAGTACGCCCGCCGCTACGACATGCCCGTCCACGTGCGCTCCTCCTTCTCCGAGAAGGAGGGCACCTGGATCCTCCCCGACCACTCGAAGGAGTCCGCCATGGAGCAGGCGATCATCGCCGGTGTCGCCCACGACCGCAGCGAGGCCAAGATCACCGTGGTCGGCGTGCCCGACAAGGTCGGCGAGGCCGCGCGCATCTTCGAGGCCCTCTCGGCCGCGGAGGTCAACATCGACATGGTCGTGCAGAACGTCTCCGCCGCCGCGACCGGCCGCACCGACATCTCCTTCACGCTGCCCCGCGAGGACGGGCAGGGCGCGATGACCGCCCTCGCCCGCCTGCAGGACGAGGTCGGCTACGACAAGCTCCTCTACGACGACCAGGTCGGCAAGGTCTCGCTCATCGGCGCGGGCATGCGCAGCCACCCCGGCATCACGGCGAAGTTCTTCGCCGCGCTGGCCTCGGCCGGCGTCAACATCGAGATGATCTCGACCTCCGAGATCCGCATCTCGGTGATCGTCGACGAGGCGCAGATCGACACCGCCGTGCGCGCCACCCACACCGCCTTCGACCTCGACGCCGACGAGGTCGAGGCGGTCGTCTACGGCGGGACCGGCCGATGA
- a CDS encoding aspartate-semialdehyde dehydrogenase produces the protein MSARDGLRIGIVGATGQVGVAMRQILLERGFPAAEVRFFASARSAGTVLPFGDREVTVEDAATADPSGLDVALFSAGATTSRALAPAFAEAGVIVVDNSSAFRRDPAIPLVVSEVNPEAARPVVEAGHGIIANPNCTTMAAMPVLKPLHDEAGLVRLVASTYQAVSGSGVAGVEELAGQVAAAGDKARELAYDGAAVAFPEPATYARTIAYNVLPLAGSIVDDGLGETDEEQKLRHESRKILGLPELRVSGICVRVPVFTGHSLAVNAEFSRSLPVERARELLAGAPGVELTDVPTPLQAAGNDPSYVGRIRQDEGVDDQRGLALFISNDNLRKGAALNTVQIAELVAAAR, from the coding sequence ATGAGCGCCCGCGACGGACTGCGCATCGGCATCGTCGGCGCCACCGGGCAGGTCGGCGTCGCCATGCGCCAGATCCTGCTCGAGCGCGGCTTCCCCGCCGCGGAGGTGCGCTTCTTCGCCTCGGCCCGCTCCGCCGGCACCGTCCTGCCCTTCGGCGACCGCGAGGTCACCGTGGAGGACGCTGCCACCGCCGACCCCTCCGGGCTCGACGTCGCCCTCTTCTCGGCGGGCGCCACGACCTCGCGCGCCCTCGCGCCGGCCTTCGCCGAGGCGGGGGTCATCGTGGTCGACAACTCCTCGGCCTTCCGTCGCGACCCGGCGATCCCGCTCGTCGTCTCGGAGGTCAACCCCGAGGCGGCGCGGCCGGTGGTCGAGGCCGGCCACGGCATCATCGCCAACCCCAACTGCACGACGATGGCCGCGATGCCGGTGCTCAAGCCGCTGCACGACGAGGCCGGCCTGGTGCGCCTGGTCGCCTCGACCTACCAGGCCGTCTCCGGCTCCGGCGTCGCCGGCGTCGAGGAGCTCGCCGGCCAGGTGGCCGCCGCGGGCGACAAGGCCCGCGAGCTGGCCTACGACGGCGCGGCCGTGGCGTTCCCCGAGCCCGCGACCTACGCCCGCACCATCGCCTACAACGTGCTGCCGCTGGCCGGCTCGATCGTCGACGACGGCCTCGGCGAGACCGACGAGGAGCAGAAGCTGCGCCACGAGTCGCGCAAGATCCTCGGTCTGCCCGAGCTGCGCGTCTCCGGCATCTGCGTGCGCGTCCCGGTCTTCACCGGCCACTCGCTGGCGGTCAACGCGGAGTTCTCGCGCTCCCTGCCGGTCGAGCGGGCCCGTGAGCTGCTCGCCGGTGCCCCCGGCGTCGAGCTCACCGACGTGCCCACGCCGCTGCAGGCGGCCGGCAACGACCCGTCGTACGTCGGTCGGATCCGGCAGGACGAGGGCGTCGACGACCAGCGCGGGCTGGCGCTCTTCATCAGCAACGACAACCTGCGCAAGGGCGCGGCGCTCAACACCGTGCAGATCGCGGAGCTGGTCGCCGCCGCCCGCTGA
- a CDS encoding SDR family NAD(P)-dependent oxidoreductase, translating to MVTGASRGLGAGIATRLAADGLAVAVGYRHGHDAAQTVVDGIRSAGGVAEAFGADVVDEDGVAGLVADVTRTLGPVTVVVANATGPQPEAGVEELTWRAHLDQLDFFVKSPTLLVQAALPTMRAAGGGRVVLIGSDSVDRALPGTSAYVAAKSAQVGLTKVWAKELGRDGITVNLVQPGWIPVERHAGLDTASYVADVPLGRMGTPDDVAAVVAHLVSDAGGFVTGQRITVNGGHTI from the coding sequence GTGGTCACCGGGGCCTCCCGGGGGCTCGGCGCAGGCATCGCCACCCGGCTCGCGGCCGACGGGCTCGCCGTCGCGGTCGGCTACCGCCACGGGCACGACGCCGCCCAGACCGTCGTCGACGGCATCCGGTCGGCGGGCGGGGTGGCGGAGGCCTTCGGGGCCGACGTGGTCGACGAGGACGGCGTCGCCGGCCTCGTCGCCGACGTCACGCGCACCCTGGGCCCGGTCACCGTGGTCGTCGCCAACGCGACCGGGCCGCAGCCCGAGGCCGGGGTGGAGGAGCTGACCTGGCGAGCCCACCTCGACCAGCTCGACTTCTTCGTCAAGAGCCCCACGCTGCTCGTGCAGGCGGCGCTGCCGACCATGCGCGCCGCCGGCGGCGGCAGGGTGGTGCTGATCGGGTCGGACTCGGTCGACCGCGCCCTGCCCGGCACCTCGGCGTACGTCGCGGCGAAGAGCGCCCAGGTCGGGCTCACCAAGGTGTGGGCCAAGGAGCTCGGCCGTGACGGGATCACCGTCAACCTGGTGCAGCCCGGGTGGATCCCGGTCGAGCGCCACGCCGGCCTCGACACCGCGTCCTACGTCGCCGACGTGCCGCTGGGCCGGATGGGCACGCCCGACGACGTCGCCGCGGTCGTCGCCCACCTCGTCTCCGACGCCGGCGGCTTCGTGACGGGTCAGCGCATCACCGTCAACGGCGGGCACACGATCTAG
- a CDS encoding LacI family DNA-binding transcriptional regulator has product MGTNGHASTLGEVAALAGVSKATASRAINGRHKVSPQAQAAVLDAVRELGYTPNGAARSLVTRRTGSVAVILPESDERVFTDPFFARLLHQVARSLREHDLQLVLLLAQPGDETRLLTYLRGRYVDGAVVASHHRDDHLAEHLSDVGLPCVFIGAPWTGGERVSVVDSDNTGAATQAVRVLLESGRRRIATIAGPGDMRAGHDRLQGWRQQLEAAGLDSSLVAFGDFTEDSGAAACAQLLDAAGDLDGIFAASDLMALGAMRELESRGIRVPDDVAIVGYDDLGVAERTRPPLTTLRNPIGEMATEAVRILLEAIDHGGRGAPRRVVFVPELVRRDSV; this is encoded by the coding sequence GTGGGAACGAACGGGCACGCCTCGACGCTCGGTGAGGTGGCCGCGCTCGCGGGCGTGAGCAAGGCGACCGCCTCGCGCGCCATCAACGGCCGGCACAAGGTGAGCCCGCAGGCGCAGGCGGCGGTGCTCGACGCCGTGCGCGAGCTCGGCTACACGCCGAACGGGGCGGCCCGCTCGCTCGTGACGCGGCGGACCGGCTCGGTGGCGGTGATCCTCCCCGAGTCCGACGAGCGCGTCTTCACCGACCCGTTCTTCGCCCGCCTGCTGCACCAGGTGGCCCGCTCGCTGCGCGAGCACGACCTGCAGCTGGTGCTGCTGCTCGCCCAGCCGGGCGACGAGACCCGCCTGCTCACCTACCTGCGGGGGCGCTACGTCGACGGCGCCGTCGTCGCGTCGCACCACCGCGACGACCACCTGGCCGAGCACCTGTCCGACGTCGGGCTGCCGTGCGTCTTCATCGGGGCGCCCTGGACGGGCGGGGAGCGCGTCTCCGTGGTCGACAGCGACAACACGGGCGCCGCGACGCAGGCCGTGCGCGTCCTGCTCGAGAGCGGCCGGCGCCGGATCGCCACGATCGCGGGCCCCGGCGACATGCGCGCGGGCCACGACCGGCTCCAGGGGTGGCGCCAGCAGCTCGAGGCGGCGGGCCTCGACAGCAGCCTCGTGGCCTTCGGCGACTTCACCGAGGACAGCGGGGCCGCGGCGTGCGCCCAGCTGCTCGACGCCGCCGGCGACCTCGACGGGATCTTCGCCGCGTCGGACCTCATGGCCCTCGGTGCCATGCGGGAGCTCGAGTCCCGCGGCATCCGCGTGCCCGACGACGTGGCGATCGTGGGCTACGACGACCTCGGCGTCGCCGAGCGCACCCGCCCGCCCCTCACCACGCTGCGCAACCCCATCGGCGAGATGGCCACCGAGGCCGTCCGGATCCTGCTCGAGGCCATCGACCACGGCGGGCGCGGCGCCCCGCGCCGGGTCGTCTTCGTGCCGGAGCTGGTGCGCCGTGACAGCGTCTGA